In a single window of the Acidobacteriota bacterium genome:
- a CDS encoding ribonuclease HII: protein MGFDFEEQARSEGFHLIAGVDEVGRGCLAGPVVAAACILDPKLPVPAGLNDSKKLSEKRREEIASALRETAIAYSVAEISADEIDRINILEATKRAMLLAVNSLQPNADYVLIDAIKLQALTIPQKSIIKGDSISYSIAAASVIAKTYRDELMTQYDAEFPKYGFAGHKGYGSEKHFAAIREHGPCPLHRLSFRGVLPPVTPSEGDPF from the coding sequence TGAGGAGCAGGCGCGGAGTGAGGGTTTTCATTTGATAGCAGGTGTTGACGAGGTCGGCCGCGGATGTTTGGCCGGGCCCGTCGTAGCTGCCGCATGTATTTTGGACCCCAAATTGCCGGTGCCGGCCGGCCTTAATGATTCCAAGAAACTCTCCGAGAAACGCCGAGAGGAGATCGCATCCGCTCTTCGTGAGACCGCGATCGCTTATTCAGTTGCCGAGATTTCTGCCGATGAGATCGACAGGATCAACATTCTCGAAGCCACTAAGAGAGCGATGCTTCTTGCGGTCAATTCGCTTCAGCCGAATGCTGATTACGTGCTGATCGACGCGATCAAGCTTCAAGCATTAACGATACCTCAAAAGTCGATCATAAAAGGTGATTCGATCTCGTACTCCATAGCTGCCGCTTCAGTCATTGCAAAAACCTACCGAGATGAATTGATGACGCAATATGACGCGGAATTTCCGAAGTACGGCTTTGCGGGACACAAAGGCTACGGATCTGAGAAACACTTTGCGGCAATTCGGGAACACGGCCCTTGCCCCCTCCACAGGCTCTCATTCAGAGGGGTTTTGCCGCCGGTAACGCCGTCAGAAGGTGATCCATTCTGA
- a CDS encoding MBL fold metallo-hydrolase: MRFTVLGSGSTGNAVLVSTERTNVLVDAGMSAREILRRLALVGVSPDDLDAVLITHEHGDHAGGLRVLMASLKCPVFISPATEDAYYDTRSGRENGSESAKRRAILNGRTVAIETGRDFRIGDMDFEPFSVPHDAADNFGFVAINCGVRIATLMDFGHFTDLIREKLRGSDAVVVESNHSRDMLRMCPVYSWELKQRISSNTGHLSNEDLAEWLQFDFDGSARNIVLAHLSQRANEPNLARLTAESALRERSPLYRAETRISISHPKEPSEWITF; this comes from the coding sequence ATGCGATTTACAGTTCTAGGCAGCGGCTCGACAGGTAACGCGGTGCTGGTTTCGACCGAGCGGACCAACGTCCTCGTCGATGCCGGTATGAGCGCCCGCGAGATCCTGCGTCGCCTTGCGCTGGTCGGTGTCTCGCCCGATGACCTGGACGCCGTGCTGATCACGCACGAACACGGCGACCATGCGGGCGGCCTACGCGTGCTGATGGCGTCACTGAAATGCCCGGTTTTCATTTCGCCTGCGACCGAGGATGCCTATTACGACACGCGTTCGGGCCGCGAGAACGGCAGTGAGTCCGCAAAACGACGTGCTATCCTTAATGGCCGGACCGTCGCGATCGAAACAGGACGTGATTTTCGAATCGGCGACATGGATTTTGAGCCATTCTCGGTACCGCACGACGCGGCGGATAATTTTGGGTTTGTCGCTATAAACTGCGGCGTCCGCATCGCGACCTTGATGGATTTCGGTCACTTTACAGATTTGATCCGCGAGAAACTTCGCGGCAGTGATGCTGTCGTCGTTGAATCCAATCACAGCCGTGATATGTTGAGAATGTGTCCGGTTTATTCTTGGGAATTAAAACAGCGCATAAGCTCTAACACGGGGCATTTATCAAACGAGGACCTTGCGGAATGGCTTCAATTTGATTTTGACGGCTCTGCCCGCAACATTGTTCTAGCTCATCTTTCACAGCGTGCAAATGAGCCGAACTTGGCACGCCTAACCGCCGAATCCGCACTGAGAGAGCGTTCCCCTCTATATCGTGCGGAAACAAGGATTTCGATCTCGCATCCCAAGGAACCATCAGAATGGATCACCTTCTGA
- a CDS encoding SDR family oxidoreductase produces the protein MNVALITGASSGIGEGFARRLAADGRDLVLVARREKQLHELCDELMLKHKITAHYVVLDLTEPDAGERLFAETTRHGMTVDLLINNAGFGSSGDFALLDRDLELQMIDLNIRSLVDLTHRYLVGMRERNGGTIVNVSSAAGFQPIPFMATYAATKAFVSSFSEAIAEENRPFGIQVLALCPGSTDTNFFAASGIERPIEFKGQQTIEDVVETGMRAIASGRTKVVSGLVNKMGAMAGKFVPNAISRRAMAKILAPRYRKS, from the coding sequence ATGAACGTCGCACTCATAACAGGGGCATCTAGCGGCATCGGCGAAGGGTTTGCCCGTCGGCTGGCGGCCGACGGCCGAGACCTCGTGCTCGTCGCACGCCGCGAAAAACAGCTGCACGAGCTGTGTGACGAACTGATGCTCAAACACAAGATCACAGCACATTACGTCGTGCTCGATCTGACGGAGCCGGACGCGGGCGAGCGGCTGTTTGCCGAAACGACACGCCACGGAATGACGGTCGATCTGCTGATAAACAATGCGGGTTTCGGCTCGTCAGGCGATTTCGCTTTGCTCGACCGTGATTTGGAACTGCAGATGATCGATCTGAACATCCGTTCGCTCGTCGATCTGACGCATCGATATTTGGTTGGGATGCGCGAACGAAATGGCGGCACGATCGTAAACGTGTCGTCGGCAGCGGGATTTCAGCCGATCCCATTCATGGCGACCTACGCCGCGACAAAGGCGTTCGTGTCGTCATTCTCAGAGGCGATCGCTGAGGAGAACCGACCATTCGGTATACAGGTTTTGGCGTTGTGCCCCGGCTCTACCGACACCAATTTTTTTGCCGCTTCGGGAATTGAGCGGCCAATCGAATTCAAAGGTCAGCAGACCATCGAGGACGTCGTAGAAACTGGAATGCGTGCGATTGCGAGCGGCCGGACAAAGGTCGTCTCAGGCCTAGTAAATAAGATGGGCGCGATGGCGGGCAAATTCGTGCCGAACGCGATCTCGCGACGAGCTATGGCGAAAATCCTGGCACCGAGGTATAGAAAAAGCTGA